AGGTAGCTCTTTTTCTTTCGGTAGAGGTGATGTCTTTTATAGTGATAAATTGGGTTATAGTGAGTGGAGTGAGTTTTTAAAAATACCTGACGCGGTTGTACTACAAGTCAAATATGAGTGTTTTTCTGGTTATGATCCAGTTGCAACTATTGATGGTTTTTTCTCAGGGGACTTCATTCCAGATAACCAGCTAACGCCTAAAAAACTAACCAATCTACCAATTATGATAAGAAGTGAAAGTTATGACCCTGGGAAAATAACACTGGATATATTTAAGCCTAGTCTTGATAGAAGTAACCTTGACTTGTTTGATACGATAAAAATAACTCAGGACGAACTTATCTCATTACTTCAGTCAGGCTACTACTGGAAGAAGGATGAAGGACAAAAACCAGTGCGTATAAATTTATTTGGTGATAATTAGAAATATTTGTCAATATTGTTTTTAGTAAATGATTTCCCGGTTGGAAATGTAGTTATAAGTTGACTTTGAAATTATAATTAATACCAAAGGAAAACCTCATGGCAGATGAAAAACTAGATGTTTTTAACTATAAAAGGAATAAAGATAAATTACTTATTAACCTTATCAATATCATTGAGGGCATAAACTGTGATGGTCATATAGATGAGAAAGAAGTTTTGTTTCTTGATACATGGATAAAAGATGCTGATTTAATCAGCAAAAACTATTGTGTGCGGATGATTTCAAATAGACTTTCCGATATATTGTCTGATGGCGTTATTGAGCCGTATGAATTGAATTATTTGAAAGCTGATTTGATCAAGGTGCAAAAAGAGCTGTCTGATTTACCTGAGCTTGATTTGTACTCCGATGAAGCGGACAAGCATTTATTGGAAGGCCTATGTAAAGGAATGATGGCTAATCATGAACTTAATGATTCAGAAATAAGATACTTAAATTGGTGGCTATCATCTAATGCTGCTCTCAAAGTTAATTACCCTGGAAAAGAGTTATACGCATTGGTTAACCGGATTCTTGCGGATGGGATCATTACATCAGAAGAACGTGATGAATTGAAAAAAGCGTTAATCGCTTTTACCGGAAGTGATGTTGATTCCGGTGTAGTGGATGGGCTGGCAACTCGCTTACCGGTGGATGATATAGAGAGCTTAGTTCTTTCCAATGCAACAGTTTGTCTGACAGGTGAATTCCTTTATGGAAAAAGATCAGTGTGTAAAAAACTGATTGAGGATGCAGGCGGGAAGGTGATTGATAATATAACATCAAAACTTGATTTTCTTATTATTGGTACATTGAGTTGTAAACATTGGAGATATCAGGCTCACGGTCGGAAAATAGAAAAAGCAATAGACTACCGGGATAATCGTGGCATTCCACTGAAAATAATCAGTGAAGAACAGTGGCAGAGCTTTACTGGATAATATTACATGGCTGTAAGCAAACTTCCATCCGGCAAATGGCTTTGCCAATGCTTCCCCTATGGGCGCGATGGTCAGCGCGTTCGTAAACAATTTGCCACCAGAGGTGAGGCACTCGCGTATGAGCGCCGCCTGATGGCGGAGAAAAAAGGGATATCGACCGAAACCAACAGTACAACGCTGCAAGACCTGATCCAGCGCTGGTATGACATGCATGGCCAGACGCTGGAGTCAGGTGAAGACCGCTACGCTAAACTGATGGCGATCTGTGATCGGTTGGGTAATCCCTTTGCGGTAGACGTTGATAAAAATATGTTCGCTGTTTACCGCGAACGCCGGTTAAAAGGTGAATGGAACCCAAAAGGGAAGACGGCCATCAAAGAGGCCACAGTGAACCGCGAATACTCCTACCTGCGGGCAGTGTTCTCTGAGCTAAAGCGCATGGGGGAGTGGGAAAAAGAAAACCCGCTGGATGGCATACGCCAGTTTAAGGAAGGCGATCAGGAACTGGCTTTTTTGTACCCGGATGAAATTAAGCGCCTGCTTGCTGCCTGTGATGAATCAGAGAATAAAGATCTCGGTATCATCGTTCGCTTGTGCCTGGCTACAGGGGCGCGTTGGGGCGAGGCCCAGACCCTGAAACAATCGCAAATCCTTCCCGGCAGGATCACATTCGTTAAAACCAAAGGGAAGAAAAACCGAACCATTCCTATTTCTGAAAGAATGCACGCCTTGTTGCCCAAGCGGCGCGGCCAACTCTTCAAACCAGCGTATGAGGCATTTAAGCACGCCTTAAAGAAAGCGCACATTGAATTACCAGAAGGACAGTTGACCCACGTTCTCAGGCACAGCTTTGCCAGCCACTTCATGATGCGCGGCGGCAATATTCTGGTGTTGCAGCAGATATTGGGCCATAGCTCTATCACTATGACCATGCGGTATGCGCATTTCGCGCCGGATCATCTGGATGCGGCGGTAACTCTCAACCCGTTTGATTCTTTAACCACAGATGAATAATCATGGGGCGCTGCCACGTTAAATCGATGGCAGCAGATTTCCGTATTAGCTCGCATTAACCTGAATTGAATACTGCTAACGTATTGAATTAACGTAACTCTATGATATAAAAAGCAGGCATTAACTTTTTAAAATCCCTCGGCGTACGCGCTGTGCGGGTTCAAGTCCCGCTCTGGGCACCATGCAATAAATGATTGATAAAAATAGAAATAAATAAAAACTCTTCACCGCCTCAAGGCGGTTTTTTTATGCCTGTAATTTGGCTAGTGACAGCAAAATGGCGGCAGAGTGGCAGCACCCGTTTTTCAGGTACAAAAAGGCGGCCTTCAATCAGCCGCCATTGTTAACCGTGGTTGAATAATCGATACCCAAACCGAAGCCCCGCACTCATCCTGCGGGGCTTTTGTTTTACAACGCCAGATTCAACTGATCCCGTCCGTAATGCGATGCCGGAAAGGCGTCTTGCGGGATAAAGTCAGGCGGTAGCGGGTCTTCCCGTGTGCGCTTTGATACGCGCCGTTCTACCGTGTTGAGGGTGGTAAATGTCTCGCTGCATTCCAGGTTCTGACACTGGTGGTACTGCCGGATGGTGATATCGCTCAGGCGGCGACTGGTACGGGTGCGGGCCGTAGCCCCGCAGAAAGGACATCTGAACATAATGGTCTCCCCTGTGGGAGTTGAACTCGCCGCCATTTTATTCACTTTCTGCTATCCAGTCAGGGATTTTTGCTTCCAGCTCCAGACGGGTGGTAAAGCCATTGCCATCAATAACGTGCTCCGCGCGGGCGATAATCCAGTCCTGATTGTCGATAGGGGGTTTAAAGCCGCTTACCGTCAGGTGCATTTCGGGATACAGCTCGGCACGTCCGCGCGCCAGGGTTATCGAAAATTCAGCCGCTCCACGTTGTAACTGCCGCCATTTAGCCGCCGCCGCCCGTTTGGCCGCCTCTTCATTGGGATAGGTTTTGCGCATCACAAATACATTACCGTCTGTGCCTGTGATGTAATCGCCTTCACGATTGCTGCTCTTCTCCTTTTTCGGTTTGGGTTTTGTCCGGCGGCGCTTCACGCTGACCTTTTTCTTCTTACCGAATTGCAGATCCATCCAGTAGGCGCGCACGCCGGTGTTGGCATCCCGATCGGCAATACGGAAACGGTGTTTATCACCGCTGTCTCGTGTGAGGCTGGCCGATGGCAGCGCCTTGCCGGATGCCGTCACACCACCACCGGGCAGGATAAACAGCAGCGTGCCGTTTTTGATGGTGGCAATCGCCCCCAGTTGCCCGGCCATCCGGGTCAGGAATGACATATCGCTCTCTTCGGTCTGGTCGGCGTGGCCGATGTCGATATTCATCAGCATGTCACTGATTTGCGCCTTCATGCCGTAGCGGTGTGCAATCGCCGACACGACACGCTCTACCGTCACGTCATGCCATGAAACCTCTCGCTTCACGTTGAACTCTTCACGGAAATCCGCACTTCTGGCCGTCACGCCCAGCACGTCGGGCGGGCCTTCGTGGGAAATTTCATCCACGGTATACAGCCCTTTGTACGTCAGCGCTTCACCCTGCCAGCCAATGGACAGCGCAATCTGTGCGCCACGCGGCGGCAGCTCCAGGCGTCCGTCGCTGTCGTCTATCGACAGTGTGAGCTGGTCAGCCTCAAAGCCACGGTTGTCGGTCAGCGACAGCGAGATTAGCCGGTCGCCCAACTCCTTCAGCGCTTTCCCGCCCAGCGTAATGCTGAAGGCCGGAATTTTTACCGCCCCGGTCAGTGCGTCGTTGTAGCGCTTCGCGGCATCGGTAACGGAGTCAGTGAGTGTTTTGATATCCATTTTCATCCCCTGTTTTTGCCGCATGATTTCACGCGTGCGCGTAGGGAAAAATGGCTTTTTGTTGTCGCCGGACGGCCAGACCCACCAGCGCGTGAGTGCGCGGCGGATATCGGGGATTATCGCCCTGAACTCAATAACGTAATGGTGGTGAACATGTCAGAGACACGTTTCCACGGTGCGCGTGTTCGTGAAAATACCGACCTGGTGGCCGCAATCAATGACATTGATTCCAGTGTGATTGGCGTGGTGGCCGTGGCGGAAGACGCGGATGCAGGCACCTTTCCCCTGAATACCCCGGTGCTCATCACACGGGTAAATAGCCTGCTGGGCAAGGCGGGTAAAACCGGCTCGCTCTACAAGACGCTGAAGGCAATTGCTGACCAGGCCAGCACGAAGGTGATTGTGGTACGGGTGGCGGCAGCAACCGAAGGCGGCGACAAAACCCAGTCTCAGCTGATTATCGGCGGGACGGCAGCTGACGGCAGTTATACCGGCATGTATGCCTTGCTGACGGCAGAAGCAAAACTTAATTACCGGCCCCGGATTTTGGCAGTACCGGACTATGACACCGCCGAAGTGACGTCAGCGCTGTGCGTGATTGCGCAAAACCTGTGCGCGTTTGTCTATGCCGGGTGTCACGGTTGCACCACGATGGCCGAGGCCATCACCTACCGTGCGCAGTTTGCGTATCGGGAGCTGATGCTGATCTGGCCGGATTTTATCGCCTATAACCCGCTGACCGGCAGCAATGAAACCTTTCCGGCAGCGGCCTATGCCTGCGGCCTGCGCGCAGCGATTGATAACGATCAGGGCTGGCATAAGTCGCTGTCGAACGTGGCCGTGAATAATGTATTAGGCATCTCGCGGGATGTGTTCTGGTCGCTTCAGGCCGAAGACAGCGACGCGAATGAACTCAACAATCAGGAGATCACCACGCTGATTAAGCGCAATGGGTTCCGCTTCTGGGGCAACCGTACCGCAGACACCCATGATTACCTGTTTGAGGTGTACACCCGTACCGCACAAATCCTCGCTGACAGTATCGCAGAAGCGCAGTTTGAGGTTGTTGACGAGCCACTGACCCCGGCCAATGTCAAAGACGTGGTGAACGGCATCAACGGCAAGCTGAGTGCTCTGGTTACGTCGGGCAGGCTTATCGGCGGGGAATGCTGGTTCGATATTCAGGACAACCCCACCACCGGCCTGCGACAGGGGCAAGTGCGCGTGCGTTACAAGTACACACCGGTGCCGCCGCTGGAAGACCTGACGTTATACCAGACGTTCACCGATGATTATTTTGACTCCGCGTTCTCATCGCTGGGAGGGGTGTAAATGGCTGTACCGCATAAATTGCGCCTGTTCACCTGTTTTGTGAACGGCAACAACCAGATAGGCAAGGTTACAGCAGTGACCTTGCCAAAATTAACCCGCAAGACAGAGGATTTTCAGGGTGCGGGCATGATGGGCTCGGTGGCGGTCGATCTCGGTATGGACTCCGGTGCGCTGGAAGCCCAGATGGTGGTGGGCGGCATGGAGAAAAAACTGTTGCAGGAATACGGCGGCGATATTGATGAAATTCGCCTGCGCTTTGCCGGGGAATACTACACCGACGGCGACAGCCAGCTGGTTGAAGTCGAGATGCGCGGCCGTATTACCGAGATTGATGGCGGCGAATCCAAGCAAGGTGAAGACACGTCAGTCACCTATGCGTTGAAAAATACCTACTACAAGCTGTCGATTGACGATCAATCGGTGCTTGAAATTGACCTGCTGAATTTCATCTACAAGAAAAACGGCAAAAACATCTACCCGGATCGCATCTCGTCGGCAGGCGTACCCGTTCTGGACGGGCGCACGCTGGAATGAGAAGCGCAGCAAGGCGAAAAAAGTTGAGTTTGATGTGTCCTGGAAAGCGCTCAATAGCGGTTTGCTATGCCCGGATAAAACCTGGCGTCAGATTGTGACGTTACAGGATGTTATCGATCACGGCTGGGAATACACCGACCTGGAGGAAATTCAGGATGAAAACAGCGGAGATGATTTTCTCAACCTGTATATGTGTGAGTTCGTCCGGGATGGCGAATCCGCGTTTAATCTTAACGCCCTGATCGGCTGCGGTACCGACGGTTACGACGAGTGGCCGGACTGGAAGCCGTTCGCATCACGCCCGATGGCCGATCGCGGTGTCTGGATTGGTTATGACGCCAACGGCAGCAGCGGTAACGGCGACAGCGGGGCCATCTCGGTGGTGGTACCCCCCCTGGTGGCAGGCGGCAAGTTCCGCACTATCGAAACCCAGCAGATACGCGGCCTGGAGTTCGAAGAGCAGGCGAAGGTTATCGAGGCTCTGACCTTCAAATACAACGTGCAGCACATCGCTATCGATGGCACCGGTATCGGTGAAGCAGTCTACCAGATTGTGAAGAAATTCTTCCCGGCGGCAGTGTGCTTCCTGATGTCGGTGTCATCCAAACGCGCCTTAGTGCTGAAAATGCTTCAGGTCATTCGTGCCGGTCGCTGGGAGTACGACCACAGCGAACGCGCACTGATTAATGCGTTTAACGCCGTGCGGCGCGTCAAGACACCGGGTGGCATCATGACTTACGACACCGACCGCGCACGCGGCTCTAATCATGGCGATCTGGCCTGGGCAACCATGCTGGCCGTCATCAATGAACCACTTGGCCAGGAGCAGGGCGGTGGTG
This sequence is a window from Dickeya aquatica. Protein-coding genes within it:
- a CDS encoding phage major tail tube protein, whose amino-acid sequence is MAVPHKLRLFTCFVNGNNQIGKVTAVTLPKLTRKTEDFQGAGMMGSVAVDLGMDSGALEAQMVVGGMEKKLLQEYGGDIDEIRLRFAGEYYTDGDSQLVEVEMRGRITEIDGGESKQGEDTSVTYALKNTYYKLSIDDQSVLEIDLLNFIYKKNGKNIYPDRISSAGVPVLDGRTLE
- a CDS encoding ogr/Delta-like zinc finger family protein, with product MFRCPFCGATARTRTSRRLSDITIRQYHQCQNLECSETFTTLNTVERRVSKRTREDPLPPDFIPQDAFPASHYGRDQLNLAL
- a CDS encoding phage tail sheath subtilisin-like domain-containing protein, with the translated sequence MSETRFHGARVRENTDLVAAINDIDSSVIGVVAVAEDADAGTFPLNTPVLITRVNSLLGKAGKTGSLYKTLKAIADQASTKVIVVRVAAATEGGDKTQSQLIIGGTAADGSYTGMYALLTAEAKLNYRPRILAVPDYDTAEVTSALCVIAQNLCAFVYAGCHGCTTMAEAITYRAQFAYRELMLIWPDFIAYNPLTGSNETFPAAAYACGLRAAIDNDQGWHKSLSNVAVNNVLGISRDVFWSLQAEDSDANELNNQEITTLIKRNGFRFWGNRTADTHDYLFEVYTRTAQILADSIAEAQFEVVDEPLTPANVKDVVNGINGKLSALVTSGRLIGGECWFDIQDNPTTGLRQGQVRVRYKYTPVPPLEDLTLYQTFTDDYFDSAFSSLGGV
- a CDS encoding phage integrase, producing MAVSKLPSGKWLCQCFPYGRDGQRVRKQFATRGEALAYERRLMAEKKGISTETNSTTLQDLIQRWYDMHGQTLESGEDRYAKLMAICDRLGNPFAVDVDKNMFAVYRERRLKGEWNPKGKTAIKEATVNREYSYLRAVFSELKRMGEWEKENPLDGIRQFKEGDQELAFLYPDEIKRLLAACDESENKDLGIIVRLCLATGARWGEAQTLKQSQILPGRITFVKTKGKKNRTIPISERMHALLPKRRGQLFKPAYEAFKHALKKAHIELPEGQLTHVLRHSFASHFMMRGGNILVLQQILGHSSITMTMRYAHFAPDHLDAAVTLNPFDSLTTDE
- a CDS encoding phage late control D family protein, with amino-acid sequence MDIKTLTDSVTDAAKRYNDALTGAVKIPAFSITLGGKALKELGDRLISLSLTDNRGFEADQLTLSIDDSDGRLELPPRGAQIALSIGWQGEALTYKGLYTVDEISHEGPPDVLGVTARSADFREEFNVKREVSWHDVTVERVVSAIAHRYGMKAQISDMLMNIDIGHADQTEESDMSFLTRMAGQLGAIATIKNGTLLFILPGGGVTASGKALPSASLTRDSGDKHRFRIADRDANTGVRAYWMDLQFGKKKKVSVKRRRTKPKPKKEKSSNREGDYITGTDGNVFVMRKTYPNEEAAKRAAAAKWRQLQRGAAEFSITLARGRAELYPEMHLTVSGFKPPIDNQDWIIARAEHVIDGNGFTTRLELEAKIPDWIAESE
- a CDS encoding BRCT domain-containing protein translates to MADEKLDVFNYKRNKDKLLINLINIIEGINCDGHIDEKEVLFLDTWIKDADLISKNYCVRMISNRLSDILSDGVIEPYELNYLKADLIKVQKELSDLPELDLYSDEADKHLLEGLCKGMMANHELNDSEIRYLNWWLSSNAALKVNYPGKELYALVNRILADGIITSEERDELKKALIAFTGSDVDSGVVDGLATRLPVDDIESLVLSNATVCLTGEFLYGKRSVCKKLIEDAGGKVIDNITSKLDFLIIGTLSCKHWRYQAHGRKIEKAIDYRDNRGIPLKIISEEQWQSFTG